In Thalassoglobus sp. JC818, one DNA window encodes the following:
- a CDS encoding polyribonucleotide nucleotidyltransferase, whose protein sequence is MSQEFEVSREIAGRTLSLSTGKLAKQASGSILLKYGETSLFIASQTGPSRPGTDFFPLTVDYRERFAAAGKFPGGFLKREGRPTQREILTCRLTDRPLRPLFPKNFRDEVQVMINVMSSDGENDPDVWAITGGSAALMVAPLPFQGPIGGVRVGLIDDEFVLFPTVEQMAESELDLVMAGSKESVLMIEGFGNQIPEDQMVDALMFGHKAIIEICELQDELVEAAGIEPFEYEEPAENPWISIVQEEAGEKIKEARQSTKKQERSEATKAVRDELIEKHFPDGLEELEDGRTLGDLKEAFYQVDKKACRQLTIAGKRLDGRATDELRHIECEVDLLPIVHGSSLFTRGETQSLATVVLGTVRDEQRVDGLFDEISQNFYLHYNFPSFSVGEVRPIRGPGRREIGHGALAERSVAPVLPSREVFPYTIRIISDILESNGSSSMASVCSATLGLMAAGVPISQPVAGISIGIVKEGDDYTILTDIMGDEDHFGDMDFKVAGSQKGITGIQLDLKIDGINEEIIRKALTQAREARRELLRTMLMTIRRPRPELPDSAPRILSTKINPEKIGLVIGPSGKTIRAIQEESGAQIDITDDGTITISGDSKDVCASALARIEAITEEIKVGRVYSGKVSSIKDFGAFVEIAPGKDGLLHISELSDGFVKSVGDVVKIGELIEVKVIAVDDQNRVKLSRKAVLIEQKGEEDDDDEVEEDDDLVDVDEDDDDDDDLYDDEEE, encoded by the coding sequence ATGAGTCAAGAATTCGAAGTGTCACGTGAGATTGCCGGTCGAACTCTCAGTCTTTCGACTGGAAAACTTGCGAAGCAGGCCAGTGGATCGATCCTTCTGAAATACGGGGAAACATCACTCTTTATTGCGTCCCAGACAGGTCCCTCACGGCCAGGCACCGATTTCTTTCCTCTGACTGTCGATTATCGTGAACGATTTGCAGCTGCCGGGAAATTCCCCGGAGGATTCCTGAAACGCGAAGGTCGTCCGACCCAACGCGAAATTCTGACCTGCCGTCTGACTGACCGTCCACTTCGACCACTGTTCCCGAAAAATTTTCGGGACGAAGTTCAGGTCATGATTAACGTCATGTCTTCCGACGGAGAGAACGACCCGGATGTCTGGGCGATTACTGGCGGAAGTGCAGCCCTGATGGTTGCTCCATTGCCATTCCAGGGGCCAATTGGCGGAGTTCGTGTTGGACTGATTGACGATGAGTTCGTGCTCTTCCCAACAGTTGAACAAATGGCGGAAAGCGAACTCGATCTCGTCATGGCGGGAAGCAAAGAGTCAGTGTTGATGATCGAAGGATTTGGAAATCAAATCCCGGAAGATCAAATGGTCGACGCACTCATGTTTGGCCACAAAGCGATCATCGAGATCTGTGAGCTTCAGGACGAACTCGTCGAAGCTGCCGGAATCGAGCCTTTCGAATACGAAGAACCAGCAGAGAATCCTTGGATTTCCATCGTTCAGGAAGAAGCTGGCGAGAAGATCAAAGAGGCTCGTCAGAGCACCAAAAAGCAGGAACGTTCAGAAGCGACCAAAGCCGTTCGCGATGAACTGATCGAAAAGCACTTCCCGGATGGACTCGAAGAACTCGAAGATGGCCGGACACTCGGCGATCTGAAAGAAGCTTTCTATCAAGTCGACAAGAAAGCATGTCGACAGCTGACCATCGCCGGTAAACGACTTGATGGTCGAGCAACGGATGAGTTGCGACACATCGAATGCGAAGTCGATTTGCTCCCAATCGTCCACGGTTCCTCATTGTTCACCCGCGGAGAAACTCAATCTCTGGCGACAGTCGTTCTCGGAACGGTTCGCGACGAACAACGGGTCGACGGCTTGTTCGACGAAATTAGCCAGAACTTCTATCTGCACTACAACTTCCCGTCATTCTCTGTCGGTGAAGTTCGCCCGATTCGTGGTCCAGGCCGACGTGAAATCGGACACGGTGCATTGGCCGAACGTTCAGTTGCTCCAGTCCTGCCAAGCCGCGAAGTCTTCCCATACACGATTCGAATTATCTCGGACATTCTCGAATCGAACGGAAGTAGCTCAATGGCTTCCGTGTGTAGTGCGACACTCGGTTTGATGGCAGCCGGTGTTCCGATTTCTCAACCCGTTGCGGGTATCTCGATCGGAATCGTCAAAGAAGGTGACGACTACACGATTCTGACGGACATCATGGGTGATGAAGATCACTTCGGCGACATGGACTTCAAAGTCGCTGGATCACAAAAAGGCATCACCGGGATTCAGCTCGATCTCAAGATTGACGGAATCAACGAAGAAATCATCCGTAAAGCACTGACTCAGGCTCGTGAAGCCCGCCGCGAATTGTTGCGGACGATGTTGATGACGATTCGTCGACCTCGCCCAGAACTTCCAGATTCTGCTCCACGCATTCTCTCGACCAAGATCAATCCAGAGAAAATTGGTCTGGTCATCGGACCATCAGGCAAAACGATTCGTGCGATCCAGGAAGAGTCCGGAGCACAGATCGACATCACGGATGACGGCACAATCACAATCTCTGGAGATTCCAAAGACGTTTGTGCATCCGCTTTGGCTCGCATCGAAGCCATCACCGAAGAGATCAAGGTGGGACGGGTTTACTCTGGAAAAGTCAGCTCGATCAAAGACTTTGGTGCCTTCGTCGAAATTGCTCCTGGCAAAGACGGTCTGCTGCACATCAGCGAACTCTCCGATGGCTTCGTGAAGTCTGTTGGTGACGTCGTCAAGATCGGGGAACTGATCGAAGTCAAAGTCATCGCTGTGGACGATCAGAACCGCGTCAAGCTGTCTCGCAAAGCTGTTCTGATTGAACAGAAGGGCGAAGAAGACGACGATGACGAAGTCGAAGAGGATGATGATCTCGTCGATGTCGATGAAGACGACGACGATGATGACGATCTCTACGATGACGAAGAGGAATAG
- a CDS encoding ATP-binding protein, translating into MVESDASGSNGRRSFEQQFTEIATLAGGLAHEIRNPLSTIQMNLELLFEDLEVSDTPQSKRTLKRLRTIQGQCENLEGILESFLQFARAGQLHLEEAKLNDVVTKFLEFYQAEADEHQIDVRPHLRANLPPVCLDTRLFNQVLTNLVKNAQQAMPEGGALEFQTSCEGDSVVLDIIDTGVGISKEACDKVFDIFFSTKPSGNGLGLPTARKIIEAHGGAIRCESEPGRGTKFRLTLPAAESNDVPS; encoded by the coding sequence ATGGTCGAATCTGATGCATCTGGCTCGAACGGGCGTCGCTCGTTCGAGCAGCAATTTACCGAGATTGCGACGCTCGCTGGCGGTCTTGCGCATGAGATTCGAAATCCACTCTCCACTATCCAGATGAACCTCGAACTCCTGTTCGAGGATCTGGAAGTGAGTGACACTCCCCAGTCGAAACGCACGTTGAAGCGCCTTCGGACAATTCAGGGGCAGTGCGAAAATCTGGAAGGCATTCTCGAATCCTTTCTGCAATTCGCTCGGGCGGGGCAACTTCATTTGGAAGAGGCCAAACTCAACGATGTCGTGACCAAATTTCTCGAGTTCTATCAGGCCGAAGCGGATGAGCATCAAATCGATGTTCGTCCGCATCTGCGGGCAAATCTGCCTCCGGTCTGTTTGGACACTCGCTTGTTCAATCAAGTGCTGACGAATCTGGTTAAGAACGCACAGCAAGCGATGCCAGAAGGGGGAGCACTCGAATTTCAGACGAGTTGCGAAGGCGATAGTGTCGTTCTCGACATCATCGACACCGGAGTCGGAATCTCAAAAGAGGCCTGTGACAAGGTCTTCGACATATTCTTCTCGACCAAACCGAGCGGGAACGGATTGGGTTTGCCGACTGCACGAAAAATCATCGAAGCTCACGGTGGGGCCATTCGCTGTGAAAGTGAACCGGGGCGGGGAACCAAATTTCGGTTAACGCTGCCTGCAGCTGAATCGAACGATGTGCCTTCGTAA
- the infA gene encoding translation initiation factor IF-1 translates to MAKEGAIEMEGTVLEALANTQFRVELENGHIVLAHVSGKMRKNFIRIVPGDQVKVEVSPYDLNRGRIVYRAK, encoded by the coding sequence ATGGCCAAAGAAGGGGCCATTGAAATGGAAGGGACAGTGCTGGAAGCACTGGCCAATACCCAGTTTCGAGTGGAGCTTGAGAACGGGCACATCGTGCTCGCTCACGTTTCCGGAAAGATGCGGAAGAATTTCATTCGTATCGTTCCAGGAGATCAGGTTAAGGTTGAGGTTTCTCCTTATGACCTCAACCGTGGACGGATTGTCTATCGGGCAAAGTAG
- the rnhA gene encoding ribonuclease HI translates to MTESKPRPFVQLFTDGACSGNPGPGGWAYVLRHPASNTEKEGSGGDRETTNNQMELMAVISGLLALTRPSEVEVVTDSVYVAKGSKEWMPNWKRNGWRRKEGKSWKPVKNLELWQQLDELLSNHQVRFTVVKGHSGHPENERCDELAVAATKAFQ, encoded by the coding sequence ATGACTGAATCGAAGCCGCGTCCGTTTGTTCAACTCTTCACCGACGGCGCCTGTAGCGGAAATCCCGGTCCAGGCGGATGGGCGTATGTGTTGCGGCATCCTGCCAGCAACACAGAAAAAGAGGGAAGCGGAGGCGATCGTGAGACGACCAACAACCAGATGGAGCTGATGGCTGTCATCAGTGGATTGCTTGCGCTGACTCGCCCTTCTGAAGTAGAAGTGGTTACCGATAGCGTTTATGTCGCCAAGGGTTCCAAAGAGTGGATGCCGAACTGGAAACGCAACGGCTGGCGTCGGAAGGAAGGCAAGAGCTGGAAGCCAGTGAAAAACCTTGAGCTGTGGCAACAGTTGGACGAATTGCTCTCCAATCATCAAGTGCGTTTCACGGTCGTCAAAGGTCACAGCGGTCATCCCGAAAACGAACGCTGCGATGAACTCGCAGTGGCTGCGACCAAGGCGTTCCAATAG
- the recG gene encoding ATP-dependent DNA helicase RecG yields the protein MRTKNNDALARRRHMPELTLSTDVQFLPGVGPDVAPLLSKLKIETLEDLLWHLPRDVLDFTHVARPEDLKQETEQSVQGIVVDVDVKTLRNGRTLTACLLDCGSGYVRGVWFNQPWMRKKLQDQQRVLFSGKPKVNQGRWEFTHPEVQWLDVDDEGTGGLILTRYRLTEGLKLPHLKRLIATALTECDDQVCDRLPESFLELHQLPSLRSALRNVHQPESMEEYTQARKRIVFEDLLEFQLGVALRRRQWDEQRDAPVFQTSAKIDSRIRRLFPFEFTDGQKAAIQDVVSDVQSGNAMHRLLQADVGAGKTAVAAYAMLLALANGSQSVLMAPTELLANQHAHTLRDLLSGSDVDVEILTGSLRPAARRETLDRISSGDVKVIVGTQAVIQEGVAFANLGLVVIDEQHKFGVAQRAKFSRPEGQLSPHVLVMTATPIPRSLCLTQFGDLDLTVVKDQPQGRQPVVTTRIQSAEQKKKAWDFLKEKLGTGRQMYVVCPLVEENSNSEQASAEQIYKRMQQSLPDFRLGLVHGRMDRDLREETMLQFRDHEVDVLVSTTVIEVGVDVSNATLMVILDAERFGLSQLHQLRGRVARGKFRGFCFLVSEATSPEAVARLSVLEETSDGFVVAEKDFELRGPGDILGTRQHGSVPLRFGDFLRDSRLLTEARDEAGRLVESGEFDTAEYSALKHSVLDRFSQLFDLPQSG from the coding sequence CTGAGAACGAAAAACAATGATGCTTTAGCCCGACGTCGCCACATGCCGGAACTGACTCTTTCCACCGATGTCCAGTTTCTTCCCGGAGTCGGTCCTGACGTCGCTCCGCTTTTGAGTAAGCTGAAGATTGAGACTCTCGAAGACCTGTTGTGGCATCTTCCTCGTGACGTACTCGATTTCACTCATGTCGCCCGTCCGGAAGACCTGAAACAAGAGACCGAGCAATCCGTCCAAGGGATTGTCGTTGACGTCGACGTGAAAACTCTGCGCAATGGTCGAACATTGACAGCTTGCCTGCTCGACTGCGGATCGGGTTATGTTCGCGGGGTGTGGTTCAATCAACCATGGATGCGAAAGAAGCTTCAAGACCAGCAGCGAGTTCTTTTCTCAGGCAAACCGAAGGTCAATCAAGGACGGTGGGAATTCACACATCCGGAAGTTCAGTGGCTGGATGTCGACGATGAAGGGACCGGTGGGTTAATTCTCACTCGCTATCGGCTGACGGAAGGGCTGAAGCTCCCTCATTTAAAGCGACTCATTGCGACCGCTCTTACTGAATGTGACGATCAAGTTTGCGATCGTCTCCCGGAATCGTTCCTGGAATTGCACCAACTCCCGAGCCTTCGCTCAGCACTTCGAAATGTCCACCAACCGGAGTCGATGGAGGAATATACTCAGGCTCGAAAGCGGATCGTTTTCGAAGATCTGCTTGAGTTTCAACTGGGTGTGGCTCTGCGTCGGCGACAATGGGATGAGCAGCGTGACGCTCCCGTCTTTCAAACTTCGGCCAAGATCGATTCAAGAATCCGCAGGTTGTTTCCGTTCGAATTCACCGACGGGCAGAAAGCCGCGATTCAAGATGTGGTGAGCGATGTTCAATCCGGCAACGCGATGCACCGTCTTCTGCAGGCAGATGTGGGAGCCGGGAAGACTGCTGTTGCGGCCTACGCAATGTTGCTCGCACTTGCTAATGGAAGTCAGTCGGTTCTGATGGCTCCTACTGAGTTACTGGCGAATCAGCACGCACACACGCTGCGAGACCTTCTGTCCGGGAGTGATGTGGATGTCGAGATTCTGACCGGCAGCTTAAGGCCCGCCGCACGGCGTGAAACGTTGGATCGAATTTCTTCGGGCGATGTGAAGGTGATCGTGGGAACGCAAGCGGTGATTCAGGAAGGAGTCGCGTTCGCGAATCTCGGGTTAGTTGTCATCGATGAACAACACAAATTCGGCGTAGCCCAGAGAGCGAAGTTCAGCCGCCCTGAGGGGCAATTGTCGCCTCACGTTCTCGTCATGACAGCGACACCGATTCCCCGGTCGTTGTGTTTGACTCAGTTTGGGGATCTCGATCTGACCGTTGTGAAAGATCAGCCGCAGGGACGTCAGCCGGTGGTGACGACTCGAATTCAATCAGCGGAACAAAAGAAAAAAGCATGGGACTTTCTTAAAGAGAAGTTGGGAACCGGTCGGCAGATGTATGTGGTCTGCCCACTTGTCGAGGAGAATTCCAACTCCGAACAGGCATCGGCTGAGCAGATTTACAAAAGGATGCAGCAAAGCTTGCCTGATTTTCGGTTGGGGCTGGTGCATGGTCGAATGGATAGAGACCTCCGCGAAGAGACGATGCTTCAGTTTCGTGATCATGAAGTCGATGTACTTGTCTCAACGACAGTGATCGAAGTGGGCGTCGACGTTTCGAATGCAACCTTGATGGTCATTCTGGATGCGGAGCGTTTCGGCCTTTCGCAGCTTCATCAACTTCGTGGGCGGGTGGCTCGCGGAAAATTTCGAGGATTTTGCTTTCTTGTCTCTGAAGCGACTTCGCCAGAAGCAGTTGCTCGGCTTTCGGTGCTGGAAGAAACCTCCGATGGCTTCGTTGTCGCTGAGAAGGATTTTGAACTACGTGGTCCGGGGGACATTCTCGGCACACGGCAGCACGGGAGTGTCCCGTTGCGATTCGGAGATTTCCTGCGAGATTCCCGACTTCTCACCGAAGCTCGCGATGAAGCGGGCCGGCTCGTCGAGTCAGGTGAGTTTGATACCGCTGAGTACTCTGCATTGAAGCATTCGGTTCTCGATCGATTTTCGCAATTGTTTGATCTTCCACAGAGTGGCTAA
- a CDS encoding glycine cleavage system protein H, producing MSDPLTFMMGKYEARIPQDRVYCENHMWAQEGPGGFRIGFTAYSVRLLQDVYFLDWTIDPYTAVKRKQEIGEIESSKAVSTLYPPGEGKVLNFNETLLDDPSAINTDSYGAGWLYNFETLMKFMTADEYVEFLGTKWEETQRVLKGQVNQD from the coding sequence ATGTCCGACCCACTGACTTTTATGATGGGCAAGTACGAAGCCCGGATTCCCCAAGATCGCGTGTATTGCGAGAATCACATGTGGGCGCAGGAAGGTCCTGGAGGATTCCGAATCGGCTTCACTGCTTATTCCGTCCGCTTGTTGCAAGACGTTTACTTTCTGGATTGGACCATCGATCCCTACACGGCGGTCAAACGTAAGCAGGAAATTGGGGAGATCGAAAGCTCAAAGGCTGTTTCGACTTTGTATCCCCCCGGTGAGGGGAAGGTGCTGAACTTCAACGAAACACTGCTTGACGATCCTTCTGCGATCAACACGGATTCTTACGGAGCAGGGTGGTTGTACAATTTTGAAACATTGATGAAATTCATGACAGCTGATGAGTATGTCGAGTTTCTCGGGACGAAATGGGAAGAAACCCAGCGAGTTCTCAAAGGGCAGGTCAATCAGGATTGA
- a CDS encoding ferredoxin family protein yields MSDKKKLTVVLSQGQSKNPKHRKLEEEIAMQLILAGNVEVSLVPHLYDLAADHTGTLFLRNVPGDLVVLSWLYPRAARWILDRQQIRGKEGFTLIGSDDEDEDDETPEQPSPDVLGSVDVPDRSIYCLDLRVHSDAQTYLEEIQRIVEEDAKETVDLLSWITGQPNPDQMKRYLAPQSNGGEEITLPSPQAEDSPKRRWYPVIDYSRCTNCMECIDFCLFGVYGVDTLDRILVEAQDNCKKGCPACSRVCPENAIIFPQHKTPAIAGAAGEVAGLKIDLTQLFGGGGAGDALETAVAERDAELLKDGRDAVGMEVGIPKRQENRDKAPKDDLDSLMDDLDALEV; encoded by the coding sequence ATGTCTGACAAGAAAAAATTGACCGTCGTTCTCTCTCAAGGACAAAGCAAAAACCCCAAGCACCGCAAGCTTGAAGAAGAGATTGCGATGCAACTGATCCTTGCCGGAAACGTAGAAGTTTCGTTGGTTCCGCACTTGTACGATCTCGCAGCCGATCATACCGGAACGCTCTTTCTCCGGAACGTGCCAGGCGATCTGGTCGTGCTGTCGTGGCTCTATCCGAGAGCGGCTCGCTGGATTCTTGACCGGCAGCAGATTCGCGGCAAGGAAGGCTTCACGCTCATCGGATCGGATGATGAAGACGAAGACGACGAAACTCCTGAGCAGCCTTCGCCGGATGTCTTGGGATCAGTCGATGTTCCCGACCGGTCGATTTACTGTCTCGATTTGAGAGTCCATTCGGACGCACAAACTTATCTCGAAGAGATTCAGCGCATCGTCGAAGAAGACGCGAAGGAAACAGTCGATCTGCTTTCTTGGATCACTGGGCAACCGAATCCCGATCAGATGAAGCGGTATCTGGCACCGCAATCCAACGGTGGCGAGGAAATCACTCTTCCATCACCTCAGGCAGAAGACTCCCCGAAACGTCGCTGGTACCCGGTCATCGATTACAGTCGCTGCACGAACTGCATGGAGTGCATCGACTTCTGTCTGTTCGGTGTGTACGGCGTTGATACACTCGATCGAATTCTCGTCGAAGCACAAGACAACTGTAAGAAGGGATGCCCCGCTTGCAGCCGTGTTTGTCCGGAGAATGCCATCATTTTCCCTCAACACAAAACTCCAGCGATCGCCGGAGCTGCTGGGGAAGTAGCAGGCCTCAAGATCGATTTGACTCAACTGTTCGGCGGAGGCGGAGCAGGGGACGCCTTAGAGACCGCTGTTGCTGAGCGTGATGCGGAACTGCTCAAGGACGGTCGTGATGCTGTCGGAATGGAAGTCGGAATTCCAAAGCGTCAGGAGAATCGAGACAAAGCCCCGAAAGATGACCTCGATTCTCTGATGGACGACCTTGACGCTCTCGAAGTTTGA
- a CDS encoding VOC family protein: protein MATPTARDVKFFVPTKDFETSVAFYQDLGWKLNWREDKLAEVELAEARFFLQDFYAKEWAENFMVYVVVDSAADWYQHAKAMLETGRYPSMRVQEPKLEPYGATVCYVWDPCGVLLHFAEFPNR from the coding sequence ATGGCAACTCCTACAGCAAGAGATGTTAAATTCTTCGTTCCGACGAAAGACTTTGAAACATCCGTTGCCTTCTACCAGGATCTCGGTTGGAAGTTGAACTGGCGAGAAGACAAGCTCGCCGAAGTCGAACTCGCTGAGGCAAGATTCTTCTTGCAAGACTTCTATGCCAAAGAGTGGGCTGAGAACTTCATGGTGTATGTCGTTGTCGATTCAGCGGCAGACTGGTACCAGCATGCAAAGGCAATGCTTGAGACCGGTCGCTATCCGTCGATGAGAGTTCAAGAGCCGAAGCTCGAACCGTACGGAGCCACGGTTTGCTACGTTTGGGATCCGTGTGGAGTCTTGCTCCACTTTGCTGAGTTCCCAAATCGCTGA
- a CDS encoding DUF1559 domain-containing protein gives MKTQRRRGFTLIELLVVIAIIAILISLLLPAVQQAREAARRTQCKNNLKQIGLAMHNYHDVNKGFPVAQFGCCWGTWIVGILPYIDQANLYNIYVNDRKYGVPSDTARYGHAANLPVTTTRLVSLTCPSDSPNVPIGEITSHNYAVNFGNTAFGQHAELNGVEFGGAPFINTPSGTPARNQSISDLRDGTTSTILVSEVLQGVDRDLRGFAWWADATQFTTYLPPNSAIPDRIYSSSYCNNLPEQNLPCDVSSTTNPTMFGSRSRHVGGVQVTLADGSCRFISENLSLDTWRALSTAKGAEVIGEF, from the coding sequence ATGAAGACTCAACGTCGACGCGGATTCACGCTTATCGAACTCCTGGTGGTCATCGCCATCATCGCAATCTTGATTTCACTGCTGCTTCCCGCAGTTCAGCAGGCACGTGAGGCGGCACGTAGAACACAGTGCAAGAACAATCTCAAACAGATTGGACTTGCGATGCACAACTACCACGATGTCAACAAAGGGTTTCCTGTTGCTCAGTTTGGATGTTGCTGGGGAACTTGGATCGTTGGAATTCTGCCTTACATCGATCAGGCCAACCTCTACAACATCTATGTGAACGATCGAAAATATGGGGTTCCATCAGATACAGCTCGCTACGGACACGCGGCCAACTTGCCAGTCACCACCACACGACTCGTTTCTCTGACATGTCCCAGCGATTCACCGAACGTGCCAATTGGCGAAATCACATCGCACAACTACGCTGTAAACTTTGGAAACACTGCTTTCGGGCAACATGCAGAACTCAACGGCGTTGAGTTTGGCGGGGCTCCCTTCATCAACACGCCAAGCGGCACCCCTGCTCGGAACCAGAGCATCAGCGACCTGAGGGACGGAACAACTTCAACGATCCTCGTATCTGAAGTGCTGCAAGGTGTCGATCGCGACCTCCGAGGATTCGCCTGGTGGGCAGACGCAACTCAGTTCACAACTTATCTTCCTCCGAACAGTGCGATTCCAGACCGAATTTACTCCTCGTCCTACTGCAACAACCTGCCTGAACAGAATCTTCCTTGCGATGTCTCATCGACAACGAATCCAACGATGTTCGGATCACGCAGTCGACACGTCGGTGGTGTTCAGGTCACACTTGCTGATGGATCATGCCGATTCATCTCCGAGAACCTGAGCCTCGACACATGGCGAGCCCTGAGTACAGCGAAGGGTGCAGAAGTCATCGGAGAGTTCTAA
- a CDS encoding Gfo/Idh/MocA family oxidoreductase: MNVKIGIVGLGFMGMTHFEATKSVNGGNVVAFCTRDEKKRSGDWSSIQGNFGPRGSEQTDLTGVTAYASRQELLANPDIDLVHICLPTDQHEAAAIEAMRAGKHVLVEKPIAIDLDAAERMLAVAEETGRMLMVAQVLPYFPEFQWAHQAVSSGKYGKLEAASFRRVIAPPDWSSDIKDFRKLGGWGIDLHIHDNHYIGLLCGIPGRVFSRGMLRDGFVNHVCTQYLYDDPDLTVSCISGGIAAGQLKFAQSFELMLEEATIQFDCGTYGEEWVVNRPLTLIPNSGPIETPDPGGTGEWCAAFTNEIQDAVRAVQEGEVPRVLSAELACDALRLCYAEAESIRTASPVDVGK, translated from the coding sequence ATGAATGTGAAGATCGGAATTGTTGGGCTTGGATTCATGGGGATGACCCACTTCGAAGCCACCAAGTCTGTCAACGGTGGCAACGTTGTCGCTTTTTGTACTCGCGACGAAAAGAAGCGGTCCGGCGACTGGTCCAGCATTCAAGGCAACTTCGGTCCCCGTGGAAGCGAACAGACGGACCTGACAGGCGTCACAGCTTACGCCAGTCGTCAGGAGTTGCTGGCAAATCCGGACATCGATCTCGTCCACATCTGTTTGCCGACCGATCAGCATGAAGCAGCCGCGATTGAAGCCATGCGTGCGGGTAAACATGTGCTTGTCGAAAAGCCAATTGCGATTGATCTCGATGCAGCAGAACGCATGCTTGCTGTTGCTGAAGAAACCGGTCGAATGTTGATGGTCGCTCAGGTGCTTCCCTACTTCCCGGAATTTCAATGGGCACATCAAGCGGTCTCTTCCGGAAAATATGGAAAGCTTGAAGCAGCTTCATTCCGTCGGGTGATTGCTCCTCCTGACTGGTCCAGCGATATCAAAGACTTCCGTAAACTCGGCGGATGGGGCATTGATCTCCACATTCACGACAACCATTACATCGGGCTCTTGTGTGGAATTCCAGGTCGAGTCTTCTCACGGGGAATGCTGCGAGATGGTTTCGTAAACCATGTCTGCACACAGTACTTATATGACGATCCAGATTTGACTGTCTCTTGCATCAGTGGAGGCATCGCAGCTGGGCAGTTGAAATTCGCTCAGAGCTTCGAGTTGATGCTGGAAGAAGCCACGATTCAGTTCGACTGCGGAACCTATGGCGAAGAATGGGTTGTGAATCGCCCGTTGACGTTGATACCGAACTCAGGGCCGATTGAAACACCCGATCCAGGTGGAACCGGGGAATGGTGTGCCGCGTTCACCAATGAGATTCAGGATGCTGTGCGAGCTGTCCAGGAGGGGGAAGTCCCGCGTGTGCTTTCTGCAGAACTGGCGTGTGATGCCTTGCGTCTTTGTTATGCCGAAGCGGAGAGTATTCGCACCGCGTCTCCGGTTGATGTTGGAAAGTAA
- a CDS encoding iron-sulfur cluster assembly accessory protein, giving the protein MVIITEKAASEIKRVISEQNMPETTVVRVGVAGGGCSGFQYKFGFDEVANPEQDHVSQQHGLSVAVQKNHDLHLDGTTIDFYEGLEKRGFTFDNPNVSRSCGCGSSFSV; this is encoded by the coding sequence ATGGTCATTATCACAGAAAAAGCAGCTTCAGAAATCAAACGAGTCATTTCTGAGCAAAACATGCCAGAGACAACTGTCGTCCGCGTTGGAGTGGCAGGCGGCGGATGTTCCGGATTTCAGTACAAGTTCGGTTTCGACGAAGTCGCAAATCCTGAGCAGGATCACGTTTCGCAGCAGCACGGATTGAGCGTGGCTGTCCAGAAGAACCACGACTTGCACCTGGACGGAACGACAATCGATTTCTACGAAGGCCTCGAAAAACGCGGTTTCACCTTCGACAATCCAAACGTAAGCCGCTCATGCGGTTGCGGTAGCAGCTTCTCAGTCTAA